The window CGGGTCCTCGTAGCCGAGCAGGCGCATCGAGCGGACGGTGCGGCGCAGCAGCCGGCGCAGCACGTAACCGCGCGCCTCGTTGCCCGGAGTCACCCCGTCGCTGATCAGCATCAGCGCGCTGCGCACGTGGTCGGCCACGACCCGGAGCCGTACGTCGTCGTCGTGGTTGGCCCCGTAGCGCTTGCCGGCCAGGGCGGCCGCGCGGTCGAGGACCGGGAAGACCTCGTCGATCTCGTAGAGGTTGTCGACGCCCTGCAGCAGGTAGGCCACCCGCTCGAGGCCCATGCCGGTGTCGATGTTCTTCTGCGGCAAGGGGGCAAGGACGTCGAAGTCCTCCTTGCTGCGGACCGCGGAGAGCTCCTCCTGCATGAAGACAAGGTTCCAGAACTCCATGTAGCGGTCGCCGGCCTCCCAGTCGCGGTCGGCGCCGAACTCGGGTCCGCGGTCGATGAGGATCTCGCTGGAGGGGCCGCCCGGGCCGGGGACGCCCATGTGCCAGTAGTTGTCCTTCTTGCCCAGCCGGACGATGCGGTCGTCGGAGAGCCCCGCGACCTTCTTCCACAGCGCGACGGACTCGTCGTCGTCCTCGAGGACGCTCGCGTAGAGCACCGCCTCGTCGAAGCCGTAGCCGCCCTCTGCTTGCGGCCGGGTCACCAGCTCCCAGGCCAGCTCGATGGCGCCTTCCTTGAAGTAGTCGCCGAAGGAGAAGTTGCCGTTCATCTGGAAGAACGTGCCGTGCCGGGTGGTCTTGCCGACCTCCTCGATGTCGAGGGTGCGCACGCACTTCTGCACGCTGGTCGCGCGCTTCCACGGCGGCGGCTCCTGGCCCAGCAGGTAGGGCTTGAACGGCACCATGCCGGCGTTGACGAACAGCAGGTTGGGGTCGTCGAGCAGCAGCGACGCGCTGGGCACCACGCTGTGGCCGCGGTCGCCGAAGAAGCGCAGCCAGCGGCGCTTGATCTCGGCGGTCTCCATCAGGTGCTCCTCGATCGGGTGCTGCGAGTCGGCGACTCCGGCGACTCCGGCGACGTCGGTGGAGTCGGCCGACTCGTCCGCGGGCCCGAGTCCAGGCTCGCCGGGTGCTCGGTCAGGTCGGCCGCCTCGGCCGGGGTCAGCGGCGCGACGGGATCGGCGGGCTCCATGCCCAGCGCCTCGCGGAGCTGAGCCTCGCGCTCGGCGGCGTTGCGACGTACGTCGTCGGTGAAGGCCTGCCACGACGCACCGACACCGGTCGCCCGCTCGGCCAGCCCGCCCGGGCTGTAGGCGTGCAGGGTCTGCTGCGCCTTGCGGACGGCATAGACCCCGGCGGCCGCGCCGACGGCGACCCAGAACAGCCGGCGCATCAGTCGGCCGACCCGGACCC is drawn from Actinomycetes bacterium and contains these coding sequences:
- a CDS encoding DUF6167 family protein codes for the protein MRRLFWVAVGAAAGVYAVRKAQQTLHAYSPGGLAERATGVGASWQAFTDDVRRNAAEREAQLREALGMEPADPVAPLTPAEAADLTEHPASLDSGPRTSRPTPPTSPESPESPTRSTRSRST
- the alaS gene encoding alanine--tRNA ligase, which gives rise to METAEIKRRWLRFFGDRGHSVVPSASLLLDDPNLLFVNAGMVPFKPYLLGQEPPPWKRATSVQKCVRTLDIEEVGKTTRHGTFFQMNGNFSFGDYFKEGAIELAWELVTRPQAEGGYGFDEAVLYASVLEDDDESVALWKKVAGLSDDRIVRLGKKDNYWHMGVPGPGGPSSEILIDRGPEFGADRDWEAGDRYMEFWNLVFMQEELSAVRSKEDFDVLAPLPQKNIDTGMGLERVAYLLQGVDNLYEIDEVFPVLDRAAALAGKRYGANHDDDVRLRVVADHVRSALMLISDGVTPGNEARGYVLRRLLRRTVRSMRLLGYEDPVLPELLPLSRDAMAPSYPELASGFGRISALAYAEEETFRGTLRAGTTILDQFVRQARHDQDVAEGSGGPASAGRLSGAQAFQLHDTYGFPIDLTLEMASEQGLQVDEPAFRTLMQEQRNRAKADAKAKKAGAQASEVYKDLRASGPTPFTGYTELSTESSVRGIVRDGALVNG